Below is a genomic region from Caulobacter rhizosphaerae.
TCGACAACCTGCTGGTCTCGCAGAGCCTGAGGGACGGAGCGGTGTTCGACAACGTCCACCTCAACACCGGCCAGGCGGCGATCGACCAGCCCACCGACCACGACGCGATCCTGGCCCTGCTGTCGGTCAACACCGCCCCGGTGGCGACGCTGGACGGCGTGTTCACGGTCGATGAGGACACGGTCCTGACCGTCGACGCCGCCCACGGCGTGCTGGCCAACGACAGCGACGCCAACAGCGATGTCCTGACCGCCGTGCTCGGCCAGGGCCCGACCTACGGCACGCTAGTGCTGAACGCCGACGGCTCGTTCGTCTATACGGCGGGCGCGGACTACAACGGCGGCGACAGCTTCACCTACACGGCGCATGACGCGTTCGGCGGCGTCTCCGGCCTGGTGACGGTCCAGCTGGGCGTCGCGGCGGTCAACGACGCCCCGGTCGGCGCGGCCGACGCGGCTTCCGTGGCCGAAGACGCCTCGATCCTGGTCGACGTGCTGGCCAATGACCACGACGTCGACCTGGACGGCCTGGCGATCGCAGCCCTGTCGGGCGCCAAGTCGGCCCTGGGCGCCTCGATCAGCCTGGAGAACGGCCAGGTCCGCTACGTGGCCGACGCCGACGCCTTTGACCAGCTGGCCGTCGGCCAGTCGGTGATCGACAGCTTCACCTACACCGCCTCGGACGGCCACGGCGGCTTCACCGCCCCGATCGCCGTCAGCGTCACGGTGGGCGAGGCCGGCGACAACCGCGTCCTGTCGGGCGGGCTGTGGCAGGCCAACAGCTTCACCGACGCCGCGGGCAAGGACACCACCTATACCGGCGGGCTCCTCAAGGACGTGATCGACGGCGGCGACGGCGCCGACACGCTGAGGGGGCTGGCCGGCTACGACACGCTGACCGGCGGGGCCGGGGCCGACTTCCTCGACGGCGGCCTGGACGGCGACTACCAGCGCGGCGGGGCCGGCGCCGACCGGATCGTCTATGACGCGGCCGACTATGTGATCGACGGCGGGGCGGACCGCGACACCCTGATCCTGAACGTCGGCGCCACCGTCAACCTGGCCAACATGTCGACCAGCCAGGTCGCGGGCGGGGCCTATGTGGCGGGCTTCGAGGACGTCGACGCCTCGGGCGCCACGGCCGGCGTGACCCTGACCGGCTCGGCCTACAACAACAGCCTGACCGGCGGGGCGTTCGCGGACGTCCTGGTGGGCGGGGCGGGCTTCGACACCCTGGCCGGCGGGGCGGGGAACGATGTCCTCGACGGCGGAGCCGACGGCGACCAGCAGCGCGGCGGCGAGGGCGACGACCGGATCGTCTACGACGCGGCCGACTATGTGATCGACGGCGGCGCGGGCCGCGACACCTTGGTGCTGAAGGTCGGGGCGGTCGTCAACCTGGCCAACCTCTCCAGCAGCCAGATCGCCGGCGCGACCTATGTCTCCAGCTTCGAGAACGTCGACGCCTCGGGCGCGAGCGCGGCCGTGACCCTAACTGGCTCGCAGTTCGCCAACAGCCTGGTCGGCGGGGCGGGCGCCGACGTGATCACCGGCGGCGGCGGCGCGGACCTTCTGACCGGCGGCTTCGGCGCCGACACCTTCGTGTTCGCCGCGAGCTCGGACTCCGCGCCGACCGCCCGGGACGTCATCCTCGACTTCGGGGCGGGCGACCGGATCGACCTGTCGGGGATCGACGCCAACACCGGCCTGGCCGGCGACCAGGGCTTCACCCTGAACAACCAGACCGGCCACGCCGGCGACATGGCGATGTTCTACGACGCCCAGGGCGACCGCACGGTGGTGCTGCTCTATACCGACAACAGCGGCCAGGCCTCGTCGATCTTCGAGCTGGCCGGCCATCACGGCCTGACGACGTCGGACTTCATTCTCTGACCAGGCTCGCACCCTGACCGGAACGGGGCCTCAGTGCACCGTCCCGGTTGGGGCGTTGGCCTCGACGGCGACCGTGGCCAGCACCGCGCGGCGTTCGTCCAGCACCTCGACCAGCAAGGTCCCCTCGTGGGCGAACTCGTCGGCGTTGTCGCGCAGCCACTCGCCGGCGATCCGCGCCGCCTCGACCTTGGCCGAGTCGAGGTTATCGAACACTTCGCCCTCGTCGTCGGTCAGGACGTGGCCGTCGCTGAGCTGGAAGAAATAGCGCACCGGCCCCGCCTCACACCTTGTCGCGACGCGACCTCAGGGCCTGCTCGACGGCGTCGGCCGAGACGCCGACCTCGGTCACCGTGTTGCGCAGTTGGTCGGCGGTGACGCCGAACTTGCCGGTCCAGTAGGCCAGTTCGTGCGGTTCGTTGACGTTGATCCGGGCGCGATCCTGGGGGCCGCGGTCCTGCAGATTGTCGGTCATGACATCCTCCTTTGCA
It encodes:
- a CDS encoding DUF6894 family protein, giving the protein MRYFFQLSDGHVLTDDEGEVFDNLDSAKVEAARIAGEWLRDNADEFAHEGTLLVEVLDERRAVLATVAVEANAPTGTVH
- a CDS encoding DUF3606 domain-containing protein, coding for MTDNLQDRGPQDRARINVNEPHELAYWTGKFGVTADQLRNTVTEVGVSADAVEQALRSRRDKV